A window of the Oryza brachyantha chromosome 5, ObraRS2, whole genome shotgun sequence genome harbors these coding sequences:
- the LOC102715023 gene encoding CASP-like protein BLE3 has product MAKVHRLINAVLRLAAAGAAAAAAVVMVTSRGTTSFFGIQMEAKYSYTPSFIFFMVAYAVAPAYSLLVLVVPAGSALYRLVLTTDVVLPQCFLLLSYYYRAF; this is encoded by the exons ATGGCGAAGGTGCACCGGCTCATCAACGCCGTGCTCcggctcgccgcggcgggggctgcggcggcggcggcggtcgtcaTGGTGACCAGCCGCGGGACCACCAGCTTCTTCGGCATCCAGATGGAGGCCAAGTACTCCTACACACCGTCCTTCAT CTTCTTCATGGTGGCGTACGCCGTGGCGCCCGCTTACAGTCTGCTCGTCCTGGTCGTGCCGGCCGGGAGTGCCCTCTACAGATTGGTTCTCACAACGGATGTTGTACTGCCTCAGTGTTTCTTGTTATTATCTTATTATTATAGAGCCTTTtaa